One Mercurialis annua linkage group LG3, ddMerAnnu1.2, whole genome shotgun sequence DNA window includes the following coding sequences:
- the LOC126671755 gene encoding uncharacterized protein LOC126671755 — MAKSLSLLFLRPKPTSLFFSKPKSLLIFSSLPRNLFSTTSTPYPLQYDLIITRPAHSPSPHTRSLPARVTKADSDTSPDQDSDLGLDSWVDQKLSTDKSKRKYYSKRRKRMYGSDSDDENRSKDDGFVELKPEVANFKSLHKREEELHFYDAFAYPWEKDKHYKMVYQLEKKYYPDQCFDKAFLDPQASKSSQNGEKRNEKRVGDRDEDEGVVFFEEQEKKDLNLVETNSIKNADKDVTERKVEEFFKCLKKVPNKNNELDNGEPYLLTRTTELPPRWDGPNGTVVLVNKPKGWTSFTVCGKLRRLVKVKKVGHAGTLDPMATGLLIVCIGKATKVVDSYQGMIKGYSGVFRLGEATSTWDADSPVIQREPWEHIKDDDIRKATASFNGEIWQVPPMFSAIKVGGEKMYEKARRGESIELSPRRVSIFQFNIERSLEDRQNLIFRVVCSKGTYIRSLCADFGKALGSCAHLTALRRDSIGEYSADNAWEFKELEEAITKNYF; from the exons ATGGCTAAATCTCTTTCCCTTCTCTTCCTCCGTCCGAAACCCActtcccttttcttttcaaaaccCAAATCTTTACTCATCTTTTCATCACTTCCCCGAAACCTCTTCTCCACAACCTCCACACCCTACCCACTTCAATATGACCTCATCATCACCCGCCCAGCTCACTCCCCTTCTCCCCATACCCGCTCTCTACCCGCCCGGGTCACGAAGGCCGACTCTGATACCTCTCCCGACCAAGATTCTGATCTGGGTCTTGACTCATGGGTTGATCAGAAACTGTCCACGGATAAATCCAAGAGAAAGTATTATAGTAAGAGGAGAAAAAGAATGTATGGGTCTGATTCTGATGATGAAAACAGGAGCAAAGATGATGGCTTCGTTGAATTAAAGCCTGAAGTTGCCAACTTTAAGAGCTTGCACAAGAGGGAAGAGGAGTTGCATTTTTATGATGCGTTTGCTTATCCATGGGAGAAAGATAAGCATTATAAAATGGTTTATCAGCTGGAGAAGAAATACTACCCTGACCAGTGTTTTGACAAGGCGTTTCTTGATCCTCAAGCTTCTAAGTCTAGCCAAAATGGAGAGAAAAGAAATGAGAAGAGGGTAGGTGACAGAGATGAAGATGAAGGGGTGGTGTTCTTTGAGGAGCAGGAGAAGAAAGATTTGAATTTGGTGGAGACAAACTCCATAAAGAATGCTGATAAAGATGTTACAGAGAGGAAAGTGGAGGAGTTCTTCAAGTGTTTGAAGAAAGTCCCCAACAAAAATAATGAACTTGACAATGGGGAACCTTATCTTCTTACTAGGACCACCGAGCTTCCGCCTAGGTGGGATGGTCCCAATGGAACTGTGGTTTTGGTCAATAAGCCTAAAG GATGGACTTCATTTACAGTTTGTGGAAAGCTTCGTCGCCTTGTCAAAGTGAAAAAG GTGGGGCATGCTGGAACATTGGATCCCATGGCAACTGGCTTATTGATTGTATGCATTGGTAAAGCGACTAAAGTAGTAGACAG TTACCAAGGTATGATTAAGGGTTATAGTGGAGTTTTCCGCCTAGGTGAGGCAACTTCAACTTGGGATGCTGATTCGCCA GTTATTCAGCGTGAGCCTTGGGAGCACATCAAAGATGATGACATAAGGAAAGCAACTGCATCTTTTAATGGGGAAATTTGGCAAGTTCCTCCGATGTTCTCTGCCATCAAA GTTGGAGGCGAGAAGATGTATGAGAAAGCTAGAAGAGGAGAAAGTATTGAGCTTTCACCTAGAAGAGTTTCAATTTTTCAGTTCAACATAGAGCGAAGCTTAGAAGACAG ACAAAATTTGATTTTTCGAGTGGTATGCTCCAAAGGAACTTACATTCGATCACTATGTGCTGACTTTGGAAAAGCTCTTGGCAG TTGTGCTCATTTGACTGCTCTTCGTAGAGATTCAATTG GCGAATACTCGGCAGATAATGCATGGGAGTTCAAAGAGCTGGAAGAGGCAATTACCAAAAATTATTTCTAG